TAACAACAGACAGGTTTCATCTAGTGGGGGAAAGCAGGTATCATAGTGGCAACGCTCATGGTGATGACTGATGAGACATGCCTGCTCATCGTCATCAATCTATCTATCTGCTCATGGGATCAATTACTTACCCGGAGGATTTGCTATGCCCAAATTCTGCCCATGTGCAAAATAAAAGTAATTGGCTACGCTGCATATATgagtgtgtatgtatatatatatatattctctaaaCGAAATGAAATGGCAAACAGCTAGAATAATGTATGAAGAAGTACATTTTCTTCTGCAACAACAGAATTCACGCATCCCAATATGATTTTTCTATCTAATTGTACACTAAAGAAGCTAGTATTaatattagaaaagaaaaattttatatatatatatgcatgagatCGATATATCCAAACACAAAAGAATTATATGTGATGAATGGGATAGGCGGCAAGAGATCGAAATATCCGAGCCAATAAAACTGCCccatcatatgtatatgtatatatatatatatatatatagcccaTCAATTTTAATCagtaatatttttagaaaaaaatttaaaataaaaacaaagtgGCTAGCCGGCCTGCTCAAGAACTCTCAACTTGCCTCCCATATACACCAACCAAACCTAATATATCGGAAAATGGTGCGCTTTGATGATTGATCATCAGTACTCCCCTTCAACTCTGCATCAAACTCGATCTTCACCATTAACTGATGATCAGTACAATTATCAAGCCACCTAAAATTGAGGTCAAAGATCAAAGAAATTGTTAAAAAGGTCCATAGACAGATTTGGTGAGAAGAAGTTTGAAGATGGACTAGGCATGAAATTATTATAACCACCACCCTCTATATGGTACTTCCTGTTATTATCAACAACAACAGGGCTCAAATCAGCCAAGAATCCCAAAGCATTCGGATCCGATAACGGGGAGAAGAAGTTAGCCGGAATCGGCTGCAGCGACGCCGGCCCGGGCGATAAAATCCCAGGCAACAACCCACTTCTCTCAACCCCACTTCCGCCAATTTCTAGCAGTCCCTCCACTACGCCTCCCTTCGAATTCTTCCCCTCCGGCGTCGACAGTTTTGCCTTCTCTATCGTCGCGAAGCGGGCGGCCGGAGACATAGCGGCGCCGGAATTAGCATTCATAGTGCCGCCGGAATTAGCATTCCCGCCGTTGTTTCTATCGCCGGcggtggaggaggaggaggatgagCCGGTGAGGCGTTGCACCAGAGCCATGAACTCAGTAGGGTTTGTGTGGATCACCTTGGGGGAGACCGTGTATATTATGACCGGCAACCGGTGTTGCTGGACCTGATGCTGCTGCTGCTGAGGGTGAGGCTGCGGCTGCGGCTGCGGCACCGGTGGCGGCTTCTTGATCTTGTAGGAGTCTTTACGCACTTTGAGGGGCGCCGGACGGGGGCCTTGGAGCTCTCTCCTCGGCGACTTGCTGGTCGGGAAATCGGACGATGAGTCCATGGGTTGATTCCTCAATGGTACCTCACAGCCGGAGAAGACGAGATCAGagttgaagatgaagatgaatGCATTATTTTTCAATTCCAAACCGGTGAATATAAGAGCTGACGTGAAATATTTAAAGAGTGCAAGTCAATGTAAACATATGGATTATTAaactaatatgtatatatatatataatataatatttgcaGAGAATCAAACGTAATTAATTACGGAGGAGCTTTGGCTACTTGTAGTGATATATAGTTTTAGCTAGGGTGAGAAGGCAGCTGGTTTCTTGGTGTTGGGCATGTTTGAACTTTTCCAAATTTCGCTGTTACGGTGTTGCTATCAGGGAGGGGGGAATGAGTCATAGCCATAACCAGTGATCAAATTTGACGTCATATTGGGAGGCTGATGAAATGGTAATATCAGAAGTAAGTGACTAGAATGCCCATGGCTAAGAAGCCGTCGTTAGCTCGGTAGTGCGACTTTGAAATGGCACGTCCGTCCAAATTGACTTGGTTTTGGGTGCTGAATTTCCTTTCTTGAGAAAATGATGCATGAACGTAATTGGCAGATttgaaattaataaatgatttcttcttttcctttctgcCTTTCAAGAATTATATATTTATTCTAAGAACCTACACGAAaagctttttatttattttttcactaaAAAATGCCTCcctttctaatatatatatatatatagttaataCAATTACATTTGGAATAGTCTCTTTAGATGATGAAATCATCTcattagttaataattttttattatggGAATTAATTCATCAACACAAGTAAAAAATTATGTATCTCTCGTGTTATTCAAAGTTAAGATAGTATTATTGTACACACACTTTACGTATAATTCTATATTATAAAAAGAATATGTGCGTTAAAAAATATCTTCCATATACTCAATCTATTGACAATTTAGTTGAAGTAAATTAGATAGGTTTAATTTACTCTATTTCTTCTATTttacaaaacattatcaatataTCACAAAGAGACTAACTATATATACAACGCATGCTAACTATAATTATGTTCATATGAACTTAATAAggctaataaaatttttttaagggtGGCTTTATCTAGGATTTATTGACAATTATGCAATTGACGATATTTTTGAGGTCAAATTCAACCAACATATATATATTGGTGACTATATATATTCGAAGTTTATAATAAATatagtttattttttttgttctttattttctaattttatttctGTATGATGAAAAAACTAATTTTCACAATACACATATTTATTTTACTAATTCTTTTTATGTCCGTtgttgattttcaattttttttttaaaaataataattagatTTTAcagtttttaattattttgacaaACAATTACCAAAATAATTTAATACGAATattaaattttctaaataaaatagcacattttgaatataaatttaatttaaattaaattaaaatataatgtgatgttaaaatgtaattaaaataaaatattcattaaatttctaaatatttgaaaaaatattaaaataatctaAAAATTATTCTTACTATTTATCAAATTTTATTGTATACAATAATATTGTTTTTATAGCACTAAAAATTcagttttgaaatttaaaacttagtaaataatcataataacttttattttcattataataTTAAGAgttttctcaaatcaaaattttaatttgtattaattttataaatattaacaaaGGTACTTAATTGTGAGCCTCATTCCTTAAGAAAACACACAATGaatattgcttttttttttttcaccaaaaaaaaaaaaaatcccaaatcaATATGAATACGAGTAAAGATGTGGCTCTTTCTTCTTAAAagaaaacattttaaaatttgaattaaaatatgTAATTTGTCTATATGAATATATTgactttaaatttcaaaatttgggctTTGTGTTTTGGTAATTGGAAGTTAGGTCATGGATCTACTTtaagtcaaatatatatatatatatatatatatatatatatatatatatatatatatatatagcacatAGATGTTCCATACtgcacatacatacacacatgcatacacacacCTGTAGAGACCCCATAATATGCACAGACTTTGTTATGCATGGACATTCGTAAAAATTAATTTCatacataaaaaataatattcttgaatagaaaaatagaaaattatacAAAGTTTTTAACAAACTAGTTTTTATTAGTCTTATACAAGTGAACACTAATGCATCTCACACATAGACCAACGTTAAAAATTTACAACATAGTTGTTGCCTTAATAGTAGAAAAGAAATGTGCACTAATTAAGCCTTCCAATTGCCTCCTTCATTTGAGCAAGTATCACTTAAAA
The sequence above is a segment of the Malania oleifera isolate guangnan ecotype guangnan chromosome 8, ASM2987363v1, whole genome shotgun sequence genome. Coding sequences within it:
- the LOC131161819 gene encoding nuclear speckle RNA-binding protein B-like, which encodes MDSSSDFPTSKSPRRELQGPRPAPLKVRKDSYKIKKPPPVPQPQPQPHPQQQQHQVQQHRLPVIIYTVSPKVIHTNPTEFMALVQRLTGSSSSSSTAGDRNNGGNANSGGTMNANSGAAMSPAARFATIEKAKLSTPEGKNSKGGVVEGLLEIGGSGVERSGLLPGILSPGPASLQPIPANFFSPLSDPNALGFLADLSPVVVDNNRKYHIEGGGYNNFMPSPSSNFFSPNLSMDLFNNFFDL